A window of Auraticoccus monumenti contains these coding sequences:
- the xylB gene encoding xylulokinase: MTLVCGIDSSTQSCKVLVVDAATGEVVRSGRASHPDGTEVDPRHWWDALQAAVADAGGLDDVAAVSVAGQQHGMVVLDEQGQVIRPALLWNDTRSAPQAEQLVAELGAEQWARRTGVVPVASFTATKLRWLAENEPEHAARVAAVALPHDWLTWRLLGHGHEGGPADLSALVTDRSDASGTAYWSPHTGDWDTELLELALGHPAHLPRVLGPGESAGSTVAEGAVPAGLVVGPGAGDNAAGALGLQVVPGDVVVSIGTSTTVFAVTDAPVADASGTVAGFADAAGAFLPLVCTLNGARVLDSVATLLGVDHDGLGELALQSPPGSDGLVLQPYFEGERTPNLPDATATLFGMTLASTTRSGLARAAFEGLLCGLADGIEAVQQVGVGVERILAIGGAARSHALPRVAAGVFDSTVDLPAPGEYVALGAAVQAAWALAGERPRWERSVTESHEPRHVPEIRARYRDRLPEAAREQLGRIG; this comes from the coding sequence GTGACCCTGGTCTGCGGGATCGACTCGTCCACCCAGAGCTGCAAGGTGCTCGTCGTCGACGCCGCCACCGGGGAGGTGGTCCGCAGTGGTCGGGCCAGCCACCCCGACGGCACCGAGGTCGACCCGCGTCACTGGTGGGACGCGCTGCAGGCGGCGGTCGCCGACGCCGGTGGCCTGGACGACGTGGCCGCGGTGTCCGTCGCCGGTCAGCAGCACGGCATGGTCGTGCTCGACGAGCAGGGGCAGGTGATCCGTCCCGCGCTGCTGTGGAACGACACCCGCTCCGCCCCGCAGGCCGAGCAGCTGGTGGCCGAGCTCGGCGCCGAGCAGTGGGCCCGGCGCACCGGCGTCGTCCCGGTCGCCTCCTTCACCGCCACCAAGCTGCGCTGGCTGGCCGAGAACGAGCCCGAGCACGCCGCCCGCGTCGCCGCCGTCGCCCTCCCCCACGACTGGCTCACCTGGCGGCTGCTGGGCCACGGCCACGAGGGCGGCCCCGCGGACCTGTCCGCGCTGGTCACCGACCGCTCCGACGCCTCCGGCACCGCCTACTGGAGCCCGCACACCGGCGACTGGGACACCGAGCTGCTCGAGCTCGCCCTCGGTCACCCGGCGCACCTCCCCCGGGTGCTCGGCCCCGGCGAGTCCGCCGGTTCCACCGTCGCGGAGGGGGCGGTGCCCGCCGGGCTGGTGGTCGGCCCCGGCGCCGGCGACAACGCCGCCGGCGCGCTCGGGCTGCAGGTCGTCCCGGGCGACGTCGTGGTCTCCATCGGCACCAGCACCACCGTCTTCGCCGTCACCGACGCCCCCGTCGCCGACGCCAGCGGCACCGTGGCCGGCTTCGCCGACGCCGCCGGCGCCTTCCTGCCCCTGGTCTGCACCCTCAACGGCGCCCGCGTCCTCGACTCCGTGGCCACGCTCCTCGGCGTCGACCACGACGGTCTCGGCGAGCTGGCGCTGCAGTCACCCCCCGGCTCGGACGGGCTGGTGCTGCAGCCCTACTTCGAGGGCGAGCGCACCCCCAACCTCCCCGACGCCACCGCCACCCTGTTCGGCATGACGCTGGCCTCCACCACCCGCTCCGGGCTGGCCCGGGCCGCCTTCGAGGGGCTCCTCTGCGGGCTGGCCGACGGGATCGAGGCGGTGCAGCAGGTCGGCGTCGGGGTGGAGCGGATCCTGGCCATCGGCGGGGCCGCCCGCTCCCACGCACTGCCGCGGGTCGCCGCGGGCGTCTTCGACAGCACCGTGGACCTCCCGGCCCCCGGTGAGTACGTGGCCCTCGGCGCCGCGGTGCAGGCGGCGTGGGCGCTGGCTGGGGAGCGTCCCCGCTGGGAGCGCTCGGTCACCGAGAGCCACGAGCCGCGGCACGTGCCGGAGATTCGGGCCCGCTACCGCGACCGGCTACCCGAGGCGGCGCGCGAGCAGCTGGGCCGGATCGGCTGA